Proteins encoded together in one Benincasa hispida cultivar B227 chromosome 1, ASM972705v1, whole genome shotgun sequence window:
- the LOC120068315 gene encoding auxin-induced protein 22C-like, producing the protein MASNGVELEITELTLGLPGSGGHHTPSPKNEKKRVFSESSTNDDDRRFPKRNQVVGWPPVCSHRRRSSGSGNDKDLYETKTSKMYVKISMDGAPYLRKVDLGSYKEYSDLVVAMENLFGSAIGCSDFVLIYEDRDGDWMLVGDVPWKMFVESCKRLRIMKRSEAKGFEIHVPTETLSSSSSKEL; encoded by the coding sequence ATGGCATCcaatggagttgaacttgagatCACTGAGCTCACATTAGGGCTTCCGGGAAGTGGCGGCCATCATACCCCGAGtccaaaaaatgagaaaaaaagggTTTTCTCGGAGAGTAGCACCAACGATGATGACCGACGATTCCCAAAGAGGAACCAAGTTGTGGGGTGGCCGCCAGTTTGCTCTCACCGAAGAAGGAGTAGCGGTAGTGGTAATGATAAAGATCTATATGAAACGAAAACTTCGAAGATGTACGTGAAAATAAGTATGGATGGTGCTCCTTATCTTAGAAAAGTTGATCTTGGAAGCTATAAAGAATATTCAGATCTTGTAGTGGCGATGGAGAATCTATTCGGTTCTGCAATTGGATGTTCTGACTTTGTCTTGATCTATGAAGATCGGGATGGTGATTGGATGCTCGTGGGCGATGTCCCATGGAAGATGTTCGTTGAATCATGCAAGAGATTGAGAATAATGAAGAGATCTGAAGCTAAAGGATTTGAGATTCATGTCCCAACTGAAACATTAAGTAGTAGTTCTTCAAAAgaactataa
- the LOC120090290 gene encoding auxin-induced protein AUX22-like: MEAVGLGLEITELRLGLPGGGGLISASKNNEKKRVFSEVEVEDKSHGDSEDEGRRKQVVGWPPVCSYRQRNSFKGKGECDKSEGIIMGMKKQMYVKVSFEGTPFLRKVDLGMVKGYGDLVRAMEKLFGSSIGGSEYTVTYEDRDGDWMLVGDVPWKMFIESCKRLRIMKKTEVKRSEMNSLSQ, from the exons ATGGAAGCTGTGGGATTAGGCCTCGAAATCACCGAGCTCCGGCTAGGACTTCCCGGCGGTGGCGGTCTAATTTCGGCGAGTAAGAACAATGAGAAGAAAAGGGTTTTCTCTGAGGTGGAAGTGGAAGATAAGAGTCACGGAGACAGTGAAGACGAGGGACGGAGGAAGCAGGTGGTGGGGTGGCCGCCGGTGTGCTCGTACCGGCAGAGGAACAGCTTTAAGGGAAAGGGAGAATGTGATAAAAGTGAAGGAATAATAATGGGGATGAAGAAACAGATGTATGTGAAAGTGAGCTTTGAAGGGACACCTTTTCTGAGGAAAGTTGATTTGGGGATGGTTAAGGGATATGGGGATCTTGTTCGAGCAATGGAGAAGCTGTTTGGGAGTTCAATTGGTGGCTCTGAATATACTGTCACTTATGAAGATAGAGATGGTGATTGGATGCTAGTTGGGGATGTGCCTTGGAA GATGTTCATTGAATCATGCAAGAGACTGAGGATAATGAAGAAAACAGAAGTCAAGAGATCAGAGATGAACTCATTGAGCCAATAA